A window of Bufo gargarizans isolate SCDJY-AF-19 chromosome 9, ASM1485885v1, whole genome shotgun sequence contains these coding sequences:
- the TBC1D25 gene encoding TBC1 domain family member 25 — protein sequence MTSFPDVLQIEEKQRRREARDMEEEEEREVVRVRVRKCEGVLQPESRSFAVDPQITSLDVLQHILTRAFDLNGKNFGISYLGRDKQGHEIYLSLMSEWDLGTAFASASKPYLQLKLDIKPSEDSPLLEDWDIISPKDVIGTDLFFVDKRAISAALPFTQSILSQVGRTISRMQQALSWTYGEDVKPFKPPLSDVEFHTYLNHEGQLSRPEELRLRIYHGGVEPSLRKVVWRYLLNVYPDGLTGQERMDYMKAKTREYYQLKSEWRERCSQEDLEFIQGNVMKDVLRTDRTHPYYSGSEDNPHLQTLHDLLTTYAVTHPQVSYCQGMSDIASPILAVMDNEAHAFICFCGIMKRLEGNFRMDGECMSVKFAHLKLLLRYSDPEFNAYLMSRGADDLFFCYRWLLLELKREFAFEDALRMLEVMWSSLPPDPPEKEVELVGPPCAPGECPKNTRRRHMMRPDRGLSPEGEEEASTAHVETEKEEPEMTKTEPDGAQESTPVRCPMMKQASFGDFKCYGANDGGSSFVAEDLPITPVLRIRQSTEEEDDEERFWEQEPLIKPPDSLGVTESLSAPSLTSYTPTSQSPTSLTTTDPSEPTSAAKDEGDCQLEAEQTAASSPAPISLPPPQEFGRGNPFMLFLCLSILLEHREQITKQNMSYDELAMHFNRLVRRHNLNRVLHRAKALFADYLQSKVWDSEEGDEAAAESPSFS from the exons ATGACGTCATTCCCGGATGTTCTCCAGATTGAGGAGAAGCAGCGGCGGAGGGAGGCCCgggacatggaggaggaggaggaacgggaggTGGtgcgggttcgggtccgg AAATGTGAGGGCGTCTTGCAGCCGGAGTCTCGCTCCTTTGCCGTGGACCCCCAGATCACCTCTCTGGACGTCCTCCAGCACATCCTGACCCGGGCCTTTGATCTGAATGG GAAGAACTTTGGAATCAGCTACTTGGGCCGGGACAAGCAAGGACATGAGATCTACCTTTCCCTGATGTCCGAATGGGACCTGGGAACCGCCTTCGCCAGCGCGTCCAAGCCGTACCTGCAGCTGAAGCTGGACATCAAGCCATCCGAGGACA GTCCCCTTCTGGAGGACTGGGATATCATCAGCCCCAAGGATGTCATCGGCACAGACTTGTTCTTCGTGGATAAGCGGGCGATCAGCGCGGCGCTGCCTTTCACGCAGTCCATCTTGTCCCAG GTGGGTCGTACAATCTCCAGGATGCAGCAAGCCCTGAGCTGGACTTATGGCGAAGACGTAAAGCCTTTCAAGCCGCCGCTGAGCGACGTGGAGTTTCACACCTACCTGAACCACGAGGGTCAGCTATCCCGACCGGAAGAGCTCCGTCTGCGCATCTACCACGGCGGTGTTGAGCCTTCACTGAGAAAG GTCGTCTGGAGGTATCTCTTGAACGTGTACCCAGATGGTCTGACGGGGCAGGAGCGTATGGATTACATGAAAGCTAAAACCCGGGAGTATTACCAGCTGAAGAGCGAGTGGAGAGAGCGGTGCAGCCAGGAGGACCTGGAGTTCATCCAGGGCAACGTCATGAAGGATGTCCTGCGCACAGATCGTACCCATCCCTATTATTCAGGTTCGGAGGACAACCCTCACCTGCAAACCTTGCACGACTTGCTTACCACCTACGCTGTTACCCACCCACAGGTGTCTTACTGCCAGGGCATGAGTGACATCGCCTCCCCCATCCTGGCTGTGATGGACAATGAAGCCCATGCTTTTATCTGTTTTTGTGGCATTATGAAGAGGCTAGAAGGGAACTTTCGCATGGACGGGGAATGCATGTCTGTGAAGTTCGCACATCTCAAGCTGCTGCTGCGGTACTCTGACCCGGAGTTCAACGCTTACCTAATGTCTCGGGGGGCAGATGACCTCTTCTTCTGCTACCGCTGGCTGCTTCTGGAGCTCAAGAGGGAATTTGCTTTTGAGGATGCTCTGAGGATGCTGGAGGTGATGTGGAGCTCATTGCCTCCTGATCCTCCAGAGAAAGAAGTGGAGCTGGTAGGACCACCGTGTGCACCGGGGGAATGTCCAAAAAACACCCGGAGGAGGCACATGATGCGTCCAGACCGTGGGCTGAGCCcagaaggtgaggaggaggccTCGACTGCCCATGTAGAGACCGAGAAGGAAGAACCAGAGATGACAAAAACAGAACCCGATGGAGCACAAGAATCAACCCCTGTGAGGTGTCCAATGATGAAGCAAGCCAGTTTTGGAGATTTTAAGTGTTACGGTGCTAATGATGGCGGATCAAGTTTTGTAGCGGAGGATCTCCCTATCACCCCTGTCCTCCGGATTCGCCAGTCTACTGAGGAGGAAGACGACGAAGAACGATTTTGGGAGCAAGAACCTCTCATTAAACCTCCTGACTCGCTGGGGGTCACCGAGTCTCTATCCGCTCCTTCACTAACGTCTTACACCCCTACTTCTCAAAGCCCCACATCTCTTACCACGACGGACCCCAGTGAACCAACCTCTGCTGCTAAAGATGAAGGAGATTGTCAGCTGGAAGCCGAGCAGACTGCGGCCAGCTCCCCAGCTCCAATCAGCCTACCCCCGCCGCAGGAGTTTGGACGCGGGAACCCCTTCATGCTCTTTTTGTGTCTTTCCATCTTGTTGGAGCACCGTGAGCAAATTACGAAACAGAACATGAGTTACGATGAGCTGGCCATGCACTTTAACCGCTTGGTCCGAAGGCACAACTTGAACCGCGTTCTCCACCGCGCCAAAGCCCTCTTTGCGGACTACCTACAGTCTAAAGTGTGGGATTCAGAGGAAGGCGATGAAGCAGCTGCAGAATCTCCTTCCTTCTCCTGA
- the LOC122945959 gene encoding myosin-4-like — protein sequence MSGEGELSVFGEAAPFLRKSEKERLEAQNKPFDAKNTCFVEDPKELYIKGIITARDSGKVTVKTDDGKEVTVKDTQVYPQNPPKFDKIEDMAMLTHLNEASVLYNLKERYAAWMIYTYSGLFCVTVNPYKWLPVYNPEVVNGYRGKKRMEAPPHIFSISDNAYQFMLTNRENQSILITGESGAGKTVNTKRVIQYFATIAAVGDSAKKKEQSNSLKGTLEDQIIQANPLLEAFGNAKTVRNDNSSRFGKFIRIHFGTTGKLSSADIETYLLEKSRVTFQLSAERSYHIFYQILTNKKPEVVEMLLLTTNPYDYSFISQGEIAVKSIDDEEELMATDNAIDVLGFTHEEKLGIYKMTGAVMHHGNMRFKQKQREEQAEPDGTEVADKIGYLMGLNSADLLKALCYPRVKVGNEYVTKGQTVQQVYNAIGAISKSTFEKLFFWMVTRINQQLDTKQPRQYFIGVLDIAGFEIFDYNSLEQLCINFTNEKLQQFFNHHMFVLEQEEYKKEGIEWEFIDFGMDLAACIELIEKPMGIFSILEEECMFPKATDTSFKNKLYDQHLGKCKNFEKPKPGKGKAEAHFSLVHYAGTVDYNITGWLEKNKDPLNETVIGLYQKSSVKLLSFLYSSYAAADAASEGGKGKKKKGSSFQTVSALFRENLNKLMTNLRSTHPHFVRCLIPNETKTPGTMENHLIIHQLRCNGVLEGIRICRKGFPSRILYADFKQRYKVLNASAIPDGQFIDSKKAAEKLLGSIDVDHSQYKFGHTKVFFKAGLLGTLEEMRDDKLAQLITRTQALCRGFLMRIEFKKMVERRDAIFIIQYNVRSFMNVKHWPWMKLYFKIKPLLKSAETEKEMANIKEVFEKTKEALTKSDARRKELEEKMVVLLQEKNDLLLQVQSEGENLTDAEERCEGLIKNKINLEAKIKEITERLEDEEESNAELTAKKRKLEDECSELKKDIDDLELTLAKVEKEKHATENKVKNLTEELAGLDENISKITKEKKALQEAHQQTLDDLQAEEDKVSSLTKAKTKLEQQVDDLEGSLEQEKKLRLDLERAKRKLEGDLKLAQETIMDLENEKQQSEEKIKKKDFELSQLQAKIEDEQSLSSQLQKKIKELQARIEEVEEEIEAERAARARVEKQRSDLSRELEEISERLEEAGGATSAQIELNKKREAEFQKLRRDLEESTLQNEATSAALRKKHADSVSELGEQIDNLQRVKQKLEKEKSELKMEIDDLASNLENVSKSKANLEKVSRVLEDQLSEIKAKDDEHQRIINDLTAQRARFQTENGEQSRQLEEKDALVSQLTRGKQGFTQQIEELKRQLEEETKAKNALAHALQSSRHDCDLLREQYEEEQEAKAEFQRALSKANGEVAQWRTKYETDAIQRTEELEEAKKKLAQRLQDAEEQVEAVNSKCASLEKTKQRLQAEVEDLMVDVERANSAAAALDKKQRNFDKVLVEWKQKFEEGQAELEAAQKEARGLSTEIFKLKNAYEESLEQVETLKRENKNLQQEISDLTEQVAESGKSINELEKAKKQVEQEKNDLQAALEEAEGSLEHEESKILRIQLELNQVKSEVDRKIAEKDEEIDQLKRNSQRVIDTMQSTLDSEIRSRNDALRLKKKMEGDLNELEIQLSHANRQATEALKQLRNVQAQLKDAQLQLDDAIRSQEDLKEQVAVVERRNNLQQAEIEEIRSALEQTERSRKVAEQELLDASERLQLLHSQNTSLINTKKKLENDTSQLQTEVEEAIQESRNAEEKAKKAITDAALMAEELKKEQDTSAHLERMKKNLEQTVKDLQHRLDEAEQLALKGGKKQLQKLEARVRELENELENEQKRGTESIKGVRKYERRVKELTYQTEEDRKNVLRLQDLVDKLQLKVKAYKRQAEESEEQANAHLSRFRKVQHELGEAEERADIAESQVNKLRAKSRDIGGKKDNEE from the exons ATGTCGGGAGAGGGTGAATTGTCGGTTTTTGGGGAGGCCGCCCCCTTCCTGCGGAAATCAGAAAAAGAAAGATTGGAGGCTCAGAACAAGCCTTTCGATGCCAAGAATACTTGCTTTGTGGAAGACCCCAAAGAGCTGTATATAAAAGGTATCATCACCGCCCGCGACAGTGGTAAAGTCACTGTGAAGACTGATGATGGAAAG GAAGTAACTGTGAAAGACACTCAGGTTTACCCTCAAAACCCTCCCAAGTTTGACAAGATTGAGGACATGGCGATGCTGACCCACCTGAATGAGGCGTCTGTGCTGTATAACCTCAAAGAGCGTTACGCAGCCTGGATGATCTAC ACCTACTCCGGCCTTTTCTGCGTCACTGTCAACCCCTACAAATGGCTGCCAGTGTACAACCCCGAAGTGGTTAATGGCTACAGAGGAAAGAAGCGTATGGAAGCCCCACCACACATCTTCTCCATCTCTGATAACGCCTATCAGTTCATGTTAACAA ACCGTGAAAACCAGTCTATCCTGATTAC CGGAGAATCTGGGGCTGGAAAGACTGTGAACACCAAGCGTGTCATCCAATACTTTGCAACAATTGCAGCTGTTGGGGATTCAGCAAAGAAGAAGGAGCAAAGCAACAGCTTGAAG GGAACTCTGGAAGATCAAATCATTCAGGCTAACCCTCTGCTGGAAGCCTTTGGTAACGCCAAAACTGTGAGAAATGACAACTCATCTCGTTTT GGTAAATTCATCAGAATCCACTTCGGAACCACAGGAAAATTGTCTTCTGCTGACATTGAGACTT ACCTGCTGGAAAAGTCCAGAGTGACATTCCAGCTTTCAGCTGAGAGAAGCTACCACATCTTCTACCAGATCCTGACCAACAAGAAGCCAGAAGTTGTTG AAATGCTTCTCCTTACTACAAACCCATACGACTACTCCTTCATCAGCCAAGGTGAAATTGCTGTGAAGAGTATTGATGACGAAGAGGAGTTGATGGCTACAGAC AATGCCATCGACGTCCTGGGCTTCACACACGAGGAAAAGCTTGGCATCTACAAGATGACTGGAGCAGTCATGCACCACGGGAACATGAGATTTAAGCAAAAGCAAAGAGAGGAGCAGGCTGAACCTGATGGCACTGAAG TTGCTGATAAAATTGGCTACTTGATGGGTCTGAACTCTGCTGATCTTCTGAAGGCTTTGTGCTACCCAAGGGTCAAAGTCGGTAATGAATATGTCACCAAGGGACAAACCGTTCAACAG GTTTACAACGCCATCGGTGCCATCAGTAAGTCTACCTTTGAGAAGCTTTTCTTTTGGATGGTCACCCGTATCAACCAACAGCTGGACACTAAACAACCAAGACAGTACTTCATTGGTGTGCTGGATATTGCTGGCTTTGAGATCTTTGAC TACAACAGTCTAGAACAGCTCTGCATTAACTTCACCAATGAGAAGCTGCAACAGTTCTTCAACCATCACATGTTCGTCCTGGAACAAGAAGAGTACAAGAAGGAAGGAATCGAGTGGGAATTCATTGACTTTGGTATGGATCTGGCTGCTTGCATTGAGCTCATTGAGAAG CCCATGGGTATCTTCTCAATCCTGGAAGAAGAGTGCATGTTCCCCAAGGCTACTGACACCTCCTTCAAAAACAAGCTGTATGACCAGCATCTTGGCAAGTGCAAGAACTTTGAGAAGCCCAAGCCTGGTAAAGGAAAGGCAGAAGCTCACTTCTCCTTGGTGCATTATGCTGGTACTGTGGATTACAACATTACTGGCTGGCTGGAGAAGAACAAGGACCCACTGAACGAGACTGTGATTGGCCTCTACCAGAAATCTTCAGTGAAACTCCTGTCCTTCCTCTACTCCAGTTACGCCGCAGCTGATG CCGCAAGTGAAGGtggaaaaggaaagaaaaagaagGGTTCTTCTTTCCAGACTGTCTCTGCCCTGTTCAGA GAAAATCTGAACAAGCTGATGACTAACCTGAGGAGCACTCATCCTCACTTTGTGCGTTGTCTGATTCCCAATGAGACCAAGACTCCAG GTACCATGGAGAATCATCTGATCATCCACCAGCTGAGATGTAACGGTGTGCTGGAGGGTATTAGAATCTGCAGAAAGGGATTCCCCAGCAGGATCCTCTATGCTGACTTCAAACAACG TTACAAGGTTCTCAATGCTAGTGCAATCCCAGATGGtcaattcattgacagcaagaagGCCGCTGAGAAGCTACTTGGCTCTATTGATGTGGATCATAGCCAGTACAAGTTTGGTCACACTAAG GTTTTCTTCAAAGCTGGTCTCCTGGGTACTCTGGAAGAAATGAGAGATGACAAGTTGGCACAACTTATCACTCGTACTCAGGCTTTGTGCAGAGGTTTCTTAATGAGAATTGAATTCAAGAAAATGGTGGAGAGAAG GGACGCAATCTTTATCATCCAGTACAACGTCAGGTCATTCATGAATGTGAAGCACTGGCCATGGATGAAGTTGTACTTTAAGATCAAACCTCTCCTGAAGAGTGCCGAGACTGAAAAGGAGATGGCCAACATAAAGGAAGTGTTCGAGAAGACCAAAGAAGCCCTTACTAAGTCCGATGCAAGGAGGAAAGAACTGGAAGAGAAAATGGTTGTTCTGCTTCAAGAAAAGAATGACTTATTGCTGCAAGTGCAATCC GAAGGAGAGAACTTGACTGATGCAGAAGAGAGGTGTGAAGGTCTCATTAAGAACAAAATCAATCTGGAAGCCAaaataaaggaaatcacagaaaggCTTGAAGATGAGGAGGAAAGCAATGCTGAACTGACGGCCAAGAAGAGGAAACTTGAAGATGAGTGCTCTGAACTGAAGAAAGACATTGATGACCTAGAGCTTACTCTGGCCAAAGTCGAGAAGGAAAAGCATGCCACTGAAAACAAG GTTAAAAACCTTACTGAAGAATTGGCCGGATTGGATGAGAACATTTCAAAGATTACCAAAGAGAAGAAAGCTCTCCAGGAGGCTCACCAGCAAACGCTTGATGACCTGCAGGCTGAGGAGGACAAAGTTAGCTCTCTGACCAAAGCCAAAACTAAACTGGAACAACAAGTAGATGAT TTGGAAGGGTCCTTGGAACAAGAGAAGAAACTACGTCTTGACCTTGAAAGAGCCAAGAGAAAGCTTGAAGGTGATCTGAAGCTAGCTCAAGAAACAATTATGGATCTAGAAAATGAGAAACAGCAAAGTGAAGAAAAAATTAAGAA GAAGGACTTTGAGCTAAGCCAGCTACAAGCAAAGATTGAAGATGAGCAGTCCCTGAGTTCTCAACTGCAGAAAAAGATCAAGGAGCTGCAG GCCCGTATtgaagaggtggaggaagagattGAAGCTGAGCGTGCTGCTCGGGCCAGGGTTGAGAAGCAAAGGTCTGACTTGTCCAGAGAACTTGAGGAAATCAGTGAACGGCTTGAAGAAGCTGGAGGAGCAACCTCAGCTCAGATTGAATTGAACAAGAAGCGTGAGGCAGAGTTCCAGAAACTGAGACGTGACTTGGAAGAGTCCACCCTCCAGAATGAAGCCACCTCTGCGGCCCTGCGCAAGAAGCATGCCGACAGCGTCTCTGAACTTGGAGAACAGATTGATAATCTCCAGAGAGTTAAACAGAAGCTGGAAAAGGAGAAGAGCGAGCTGAAGATGGAAATTGATGACCTTGCTAGCAACTTGGAAAATGTCTCAAAATCTAAG GCCAACCTTGAAAAAGTGAGCCGTGTCCTTGAAGACCAACTCAGTGAAATTAAGGCTAAAGATGATGAGCACCAGCGTATTATCAATGACCTCACAGCCCAAAGAGCACGTTTCCAGACTGAAAATG GTGAGCAATCCCGTCAACTAGAGGAAAAAGACGCTCTGGTGTCTCAACTGACCAGAGGAAAACAaggtttcacacagcagattgaAGAACTCAAGAGGCAGCTGGAAGAGGAAACCAAG GCCAAGAATGCCCTTGCTCATGCTCTGCAATCTTCCCGCCATGACTGCGATTTGCTCCGTGAACAatatgaggaggagcaagaggcaaAGGCCGAGTTCCAAAGAGCTTTGTCCAAGGCCAATGGTGAAGTGGCCCAATGGAGAACCAAATATGAAACTGATGCCATTCAGCGCACAGAAGAGCTGGAAGAAGCCAA GAAAAAGCTTGCACAGCGTCTCCAAGATGCAGAGGAGCAAGTAGAAGCTGTTAACTCCAAATGTGCCTCCCTGGAGAAGACCAAACAGAGGCTGCAGGCTGAAGTTGAGGACCTGATGGTTGATGTTGAGAGGGCAAATAGCGCAGCTGCTGCTCTTGATAAGAAGCAAAGGAACTTTGACAAG GTCCTTGTTGAATGGAAGCAGAAGTTTGAAGAGGGTCAGGCTGAGTTGGAGGCAGCTCAGAAAGAAGCTCGAGGTCTGAGCACAGAGATCTTCAAGCTGAAGAACGCCTACGAGGAATCTTTAGAACAAGTTGAAACCTTGAAACGTGAAAACAAGAACCTGCAGC AGGAGATTTCAGATCTGACCGAACAGGTTGCTGAATCAGGCAAGTCCATCAATGAGCTGGAGAAAGCCAAAAAACAAGTGGAACAGGAGAAGAATGATCTGCAAGCTGCCTTGGAGGAAGCCGAG GGATCTCTGGAACATGAAGAATCAAAGATACTTCGCATCCAGCTGGAGCTGAACCAGGTGAAATCTGAGGTGGACAGGAAGATTGCAGAGAAAGATGAGGAGATTGATCAGTTGAAGAGGAACAGCCAGAGAGTTATTGATACCATGCAGAGCACATTGGACTCTGAGATCAGGAGCAGGAATGATGCTCTGAGGctgaagaagaagatggaaggagACCTGAATGAGCTGGAGATTCAGCTCAGCCATGCCAATCGTCAAGCAACAGAGGCACTGAAACAGCTGAGAAATGTGCAAGCACAACTGAAG GATGCCCAGCTACAGCTGGATGATGCTATCAGGAGCCAGGAAGACCTAAAAGAACAAGTGGCTGTTGTGGAACGTAGGAACAACCTGCAACAGGCTGAAATTGAGGAGATCCGTTCTGCTCTGGAACAGACAGAAAGGTCCCGTAAGGTGGCAGAGCAGGAACTTCTGGATGCAAGTGAACGCCTTCAGCTTCTTCACTCCCAG AACACAAGCCTTATCAACACCAAGAAGAAGTTAGAGAATGATACCAGTCAACTACAGACTGAAGTGGAGGAAGCAATCCAAGAATCTAGGAACGCAGAAGAAAAGGCCAAGAAGGCAATCACTGAT GCTGCTCTGATGGCAGAAGAACTGAAGAAGGAGCAGGACACCAGCGCCCACTTAGAGAGAATGAAGAAGAACCTTGAACAGACAGTGAAGGACCTTCAGCACCGTCTGGATGAAGCAGAACAGCTTGCATTAAAGGGTGGCAAAAAACAGCTCCAGAAACTGGAGGCTAGG GTACGTGAATTAGAAAACGAGCTGGAGAATGAACAGAAGCGTGGCACTGAATCAATTAAAGGAGTTCGTAAATATGAAAGAAGAGTGAAGGAGCTGACTTATCAG acTGAGGAAGACAGGAAAAATGTCTTGAGACTTCAAGATCTGGTAGACAAGCTGCAGCTGAAGGTCAAAGCTTACAAGAGACAGGCTGAGGAATCT GAGGAACAGGCCAATGCCCACCTGTCCCGCTTCAGAAAAGTCCAGCATGAGTTGGGGGAAGCTGAGGAAAGAGCTGATATTGCCGAGTCCCAAGTGAACAAACTCAGAGCAAAGAGCCGCGACATCGGTGGCAAG AAAGACAATGAAGAATGA